In a single window of the Hoyosella subflava DQS3-9A1 genome:
- a CDS encoding acyl-CoA dehydrogenase family protein, which translates to MTDDVRGELSARVEKLISDAPPDTVGEVEHLRARFDAGLAWVHFPENLGGLGIPRSHQQFVDDLLRDHGASSDPSRNPIGLGMAAPTILAYGTDEQKQRFLRPLWTGEEIWCQLFSEPGAGSDLAGVATRAVRDGADWVVNGQKVWTSSAHVAQWAILVARTDPSVPKHSGLTYFLCDMTDPGVEVRPLRQITGEAEFNEVFLTNVRIPDAHRLGNVGQGWEVANATLMNERVAIGGNARPREGGMIGIVSELWRARPELRTPDTHEQLLRLWVDAEVARLAGNRLRQKLIAGQPGPEGSAMKLTFARLNQQLSGLEVELLGEGGLRYDDWTMRRPTHVSMTGRDAGYRYLRAKGNSIEGGTSEVLRNIVAERVLKLPSEPRSDKNIPWKELPR; encoded by the coding sequence ATGACTGACGATGTGCGGGGCGAACTGTCCGCTCGTGTAGAGAAGCTGATCTCCGACGCACCCCCTGACACGGTGGGTGAGGTGGAACACCTACGAGCCCGTTTCGACGCCGGGCTCGCCTGGGTGCACTTTCCCGAAAATCTAGGTGGACTGGGGATCCCGCGCTCCCACCAGCAGTTTGTTGACGACCTGCTCCGTGATCATGGCGCGAGCAGCGACCCCTCCCGGAACCCGATCGGCCTCGGGATGGCGGCTCCCACAATCCTCGCCTACGGTACCGATGAGCAGAAGCAACGTTTTCTGCGTCCGTTGTGGACTGGCGAGGAAATCTGGTGTCAGCTGTTCAGCGAGCCAGGCGCGGGCTCTGACCTAGCAGGAGTCGCCACTCGTGCGGTACGTGACGGCGCCGATTGGGTTGTGAATGGGCAGAAAGTGTGGACATCGAGTGCGCACGTCGCCCAGTGGGCGATTCTCGTCGCGCGCACCGACCCCTCGGTACCGAAACATTCTGGACTGACCTACTTTCTGTGCGACATGACGGATCCGGGTGTCGAGGTGCGACCACTCCGCCAGATCACCGGTGAAGCAGAGTTCAACGAGGTTTTCCTCACGAACGTCCGGATCCCGGATGCACATCGTCTCGGAAACGTCGGCCAGGGCTGGGAAGTGGCGAACGCGACGCTGATGAACGAACGTGTCGCGATCGGCGGAAACGCGAGGCCGCGTGAGGGTGGCATGATCGGAATCGTCTCGGAGCTGTGGCGCGCTCGCCCTGAGCTGCGGACACCGGACACACATGAGCAGCTCCTGCGGCTCTGGGTCGACGCGGAAGTGGCACGGCTCGCAGGGAATCGTCTGCGGCAAAAGCTGATAGCTGGTCAGCCCGGGCCCGAAGGGTCCGCGATGAAACTCACCTTCGCCCGCCTCAACCAGCAACTCAGCGGGCTCGAGGTCGAACTCCTCGGCGAAGGAGGGCTGCGCTACGACGATTGGACGATGCGCCGCCCTACGCACGTGAGCATGACCGGGCGCGACGCCGGCTACCGGTACCTTCGCGCGAAAGGCAACTCGATCGAGGGCGGAACGTCAGAAGTGTTGCGCAACATCGTTGCCGAACGTGTCCTCAAGTTGCCTTCGGAGCCGCGCTCGGACAAGAACATCCCCTGGAAGGAGCTGCCGCGATGA
- a CDS encoding MaoC family dehydratase, protein MKVFNGVAELEAAVGTHLGYSDWHTITQEQINLFADATGDHQWIHVDAERAAQGPFGSTIAHGYLTLSLIPKLVWQVYTVEGVKMGINYGANKVRFPSSVPVNSRVRAGVELLGLTKTSIGVQVSARVTIEISGADKPACVAETLSVVVP, encoded by the coding sequence ATGAAGGTTTTTAACGGCGTTGCCGAACTCGAAGCAGCGGTGGGCACGCACCTCGGCTACAGCGACTGGCACACGATTACGCAAGAGCAAATCAATCTGTTCGCCGATGCGACAGGTGATCATCAGTGGATCCACGTCGACGCTGAAAGAGCTGCGCAAGGGCCATTCGGGTCGACGATCGCGCACGGGTATCTCACGTTGTCTCTCATCCCGAAACTGGTGTGGCAGGTCTACACCGTCGAGGGTGTCAAGATGGGAATCAACTATGGCGCCAACAAGGTTCGATTTCCCTCGTCGGTACCGGTCAACAGTAGAGTGCGCGCGGGCGTTGAGCTTCTCGGACTCACGAAGACGAGTATTGGCGTCCAGGTCAGTGCACGGGTCACGATCGAGATCAGCGGCGCTGACAAGCCCGCGTGCGTTGCCGAAACCTTGTCGGTAGTAGTGCCATGA
- the frdD gene encoding fumarate reductase subunit FrdD, with protein MTLPVENRRARWEPIAWLLFSAGGMSAALFLPVLVLLFGVLAPLGVVSPSHEHLYSVLSNPLTMLVLFGVLSLSAFHWAHRFRHIMSDGFRLRPLAGVISIACYGVAALGTVVIGAVILQV; from the coding sequence ATGACTCTGCCAGTAGAGAATCGGCGTGCACGGTGGGAACCCATAGCGTGGCTGTTGTTCAGCGCGGGGGGCATGTCGGCTGCCCTCTTTCTTCCGGTGCTGGTGCTTCTGTTTGGCGTGCTGGCACCGCTCGGTGTCGTCTCACCTAGTCATGAACACCTGTACTCGGTGCTGAGCAACCCGCTGACGATGCTGGTGCTCTTTGGCGTTCTCTCGCTTTCTGCGTTCCATTGGGCCCACCGGTTCCGGCACATCATGAGTGACGGTTTCCGGTTGCGTCCGTTGGCAGGTGTCATCAGCATTGCCTGTTATGGAGTCGCCGCACTCGGAACGGTCGTGATAGGTGCCGTAATTTTGCAAGTGTGA
- the sdhB gene encoding succinate dehydrogenase iron-sulfur subunit, translated as MADTITVEVFRFRPEQEPAPVFDSYDVPLRKEWAVLDALNHIKDQIDGTLSYRWSCRMGICGSCGMTVNGEPKLSCSAFLVDYAPGPVRVEPLQNFPVIRDLVVNIDDFMEKLPTVKPWLVRKAGESPEEIEDTEFLQTPEQLEDYKKYSMCINCMLCYSACPVYALEPEFLGPAVIALGQRYNLDSRDEGAEDRRDVLASAQGAWACTLVGECSVACPKGVDPAGAIQRYKLTAASQAVKDLLMPWGKK; from the coding sequence GTGGCGGACACCATCACGGTGGAGGTCTTCCGCTTTCGGCCTGAGCAGGAGCCTGCCCCGGTTTTTGACAGTTACGATGTGCCGCTGCGCAAAGAGTGGGCGGTGCTCGACGCACTGAATCACATCAAAGACCAGATCGACGGCACACTGTCCTACCGATGGTCGTGCCGGATGGGTATCTGCGGCAGTTGCGGTATGACCGTCAACGGTGAACCGAAACTGTCATGCTCCGCGTTTCTCGTGGACTATGCGCCCGGTCCGGTTCGTGTCGAACCCCTGCAGAACTTCCCGGTAATCCGGGACTTAGTGGTCAACATCGACGATTTCATGGAGAAACTTCCCACCGTCAAGCCGTGGCTGGTGCGGAAGGCCGGGGAGTCACCGGAGGAGATCGAGGACACTGAGTTTCTGCAGACCCCCGAACAACTCGAGGACTACAAGAAATACAGCATGTGCATTAACTGCATGCTCTGCTATTCAGCGTGCCCGGTCTACGCGCTGGAACCCGAGTTTCTCGGGCCCGCCGTGATCGCACTGGGGCAACGGTACAACCTCGACTCGCGTGACGAAGGAGCCGAGGACCGCCGGGATGTTCTCGCCTCGGCCCAGGGTGCGTGGGCGTGCACTCTGGTCGGCGAGTGCAGCGTCGCATGCCCCAAGGGGGTTGACCCGGCCGGTGCAATCCAGCGCTACAAACTGACGGCCGCCTCGCAGGCCGTAAAAGATCTGCTGATGCCGTGGGGGAAGAAATGA
- the frdA gene encoding fumarate reductase (quinol) flavoprotein subunit yields the protein MAPGPVAAHDVVIVGGGGAGLRAAIAIAESDPSLSIAIVSKVYPMRSHTVSAEGGAAAVAGDDDTFDEHAYDTVSGSDWLCDQDAVEAFVVEARREMLQLEHWGCPWSRRDDGRIAVRAFGGMKKKRTWFAADKTGFHLLHTLFQTALSYSELVRYDEWFATKLLVDDGKVRGVVAIELATGRTETILAKSVIVCTGGCGRVFPFTTNAAIKTGDGMALAYRAGAALKDMEFVQYHPTGLPFTGILITEATRAEGGWLLNKDGYRYLQDYDLGKPTQEPVLRSMELGPRDRLSQAFVHELEKGRTVETPSGPVVHLDLRHLGEDLINLKLPFVRELCTNYQNIDPVHELIPVRPVVHYMMGGIHTDINGYTGMPGLYAAGEVACVSINGANRLGSNSLPELLVFGARAGAAAAEYVHTQGSSGPGSATAAVEAQGRDEQQRLERELAARQEPSKYRIADIRVAMQDTMEAGAGIYRDEASMRTAADRLKELREQFGHAGIDDHSRTFNTDLIASLELDGMLDVAECIVASALRREESRGAHQRTDYPKRDDERYLAHSVVNLDSDGPRVSYQPVTITRWPPAERVYGR from the coding sequence ATGGCGCCAGGACCAGTTGCAGCGCACGATGTCGTGATCGTGGGAGGCGGCGGTGCTGGCTTGCGCGCGGCCATAGCAATCGCGGAATCTGATCCCAGCCTGAGCATCGCGATCGTGTCGAAGGTGTACCCCATGCGGAGTCACACGGTGTCGGCGGAAGGCGGTGCCGCCGCGGTCGCAGGTGACGATGACACGTTCGACGAACACGCGTACGACACCGTCTCAGGCAGCGACTGGCTCTGTGACCAGGATGCAGTGGAAGCGTTCGTGGTCGAAGCACGGCGTGAAATGCTGCAACTCGAGCACTGGGGGTGTCCGTGGAGCCGTCGCGACGATGGCCGGATAGCGGTGCGCGCTTTCGGCGGCATGAAGAAGAAGCGCACCTGGTTTGCGGCCGATAAAACCGGATTCCATCTGCTGCACACACTGTTTCAGACAGCGCTGTCCTACTCAGAGCTTGTGCGGTACGACGAATGGTTCGCGACGAAACTCCTCGTCGATGACGGCAAGGTCCGGGGGGTCGTCGCGATCGAACTCGCCACCGGCCGTACCGAAACGATTCTCGCGAAATCCGTCATTGTGTGTACCGGCGGGTGTGGCAGGGTGTTCCCCTTTACGACGAACGCAGCCATCAAAACAGGGGACGGAATGGCGCTCGCCTATCGGGCCGGGGCAGCGCTGAAGGACATGGAGTTCGTGCAGTACCACCCGACTGGCCTGCCGTTCACCGGGATTCTCATCACCGAAGCGACCCGCGCGGAAGGTGGATGGCTACTGAACAAGGACGGCTACCGGTACCTCCAGGATTATGACTTGGGGAAACCGACGCAGGAGCCCGTACTTCGCAGCATGGAACTCGGGCCGCGGGACAGGCTTTCCCAGGCGTTCGTTCATGAATTGGAGAAAGGCCGGACGGTCGAGACGCCCTCCGGTCCGGTTGTGCACTTGGACCTGCGGCACCTTGGCGAAGATCTGATCAATCTCAAACTCCCGTTCGTGCGCGAGTTGTGCACCAATTATCAGAACATCGATCCGGTGCATGAACTCATCCCGGTGCGCCCTGTCGTGCACTACATGATGGGCGGCATCCATACCGACATCAATGGCTACACGGGAATGCCTGGCCTATATGCGGCGGGTGAAGTCGCATGCGTCAGCATCAACGGCGCCAACCGGCTCGGCTCGAACTCGCTGCCTGAACTGCTGGTGTTCGGCGCGCGCGCGGGGGCCGCCGCAGCGGAATATGTCCACACGCAGGGGAGCAGCGGACCGGGGAGCGCGACAGCGGCGGTAGAGGCCCAGGGGCGTGATGAGCAGCAGCGCCTTGAGCGTGAACTCGCTGCACGTCAGGAGCCGAGCAAGTACCGGATCGCGGATATCCGCGTTGCCATGCAGGACACGATGGAGGCGGGCGCAGGGATTTACCGCGACGAAGCATCGATGCGCACGGCGGCGGACAGACTGAAAGAACTGCGTGAGCAGTTCGGGCACGCGGGCATCGACGACCATAGCCGCACCTTCAACACGGACCTCATCGCCAGCCTCGAACTCGATGGGATGCTTGACGTCGCGGAGTGCATCGTTGCGTCGGCGCTGCGCAGGGAGGAGTCCCGCGGCGCTCATCAGCGAACGGACTATCCGAAGCGTGATGACGAGCGCTACCTCGCGCATTCGGTCGTCAATCTCGACAGTGACGGCCCACGTGTGTCTTACCAGCCGGTGACGATCACCCGTTGGCCACCAGCGGAACGGGTGTATGGGAGGTGA
- the recC gene encoding exodeoxyribonuclease V subunit gamma produces the protein MLKLHRAGSAAQLATELARHLGRPLADPFAAEVISVPAKGVERWLCQRLSTVLGAGGGPDRADGIAANIEFPAPARVVDEAIAAASGVMADDDPWANERVVWHLLDVLDASVGQPWCTVLARHFGHHPDGRHDFRVGRRYATAAHLTGLFRRYSTERPDMIVDWAVGRRTDGAGSPIDADLDWQPQLWQELRKHIGHPSPAERLAEVCARIRDTPECVPLPERLSFFGPTRLTTEQLRIIKALSAGRAVHVWIPHPSPALWKHLRGAPQRARRATDTSVLGIRNPLLASLSRDVRELQLRIEPLCDEVAHYEDSGAPGTTLRRLQAGIQDDEPPAPLAHVDPSIEIHSCHGVARQVEVLRECLLHLFSDMPDLEPRDVLVMCPDVETFAPHIRAVFGQDIATHPGQQLRVRLADRNLRQTNPLLNVVAALLELAASRVTASEMLDFAANGPVRRAFGFKDEDIERLREWTVASGARWGLGDQQRARFRLGGFPQNTFATGLDRILLGVAADESGLAWIDKALPLDDIGSGDIDLAGRFAELTDRLDTVLRSLQGLKSARQWTHDLVDALDILTEVPAGEAWQLGEARSALGDATQHSGSAELRLPDVRVLLERLLAGRPTRANFRTGELTVCTMVPMRSVPHRVVILLGLDDDMFPRGAGIDGDDVLSREPCIGERDARSEDRQLLLDALMAAQERLLLFFTGCDPVTGNRRPPAVPLGEVVDAVTALAGSNPVTTHPLQPFDVRNFDPAEPHSYDVNALAGARASQQPPKPARPFLDSPLPRAAENTAITDLSDLVNFMAHPVQAFLRQRLGVVLPSAEDEIDDAFSAELDNLVKWNIGDRMLNAVLSGHSIDDFRNAELRRGTLPPFALGTQILDDISTTVDILSAASHSFHSGQPQTFDIDIDLGQGRRVTGSVSGVHGETLARTIYSKLGPKHRLHAWVQLVALSCMQRGDWRAVTTGRGQGQRPAWRSVICAPEDPISVMRKLVELRERGLTAPLPIAQNASAEYANRRHSGRSPDEALEAASKAFDGRFGDGTDEHYSFVYGPGAQLASLASAAPETDEAPWSDDPTRFGVLACRLWFPLLDHESQVAP, from the coding sequence GTGCTGAAGCTCCACCGTGCTGGGTCTGCAGCCCAGCTGGCGACCGAACTCGCGCGCCATCTTGGGCGGCCACTCGCAGATCCGTTCGCTGCCGAGGTGATCTCGGTCCCCGCGAAAGGTGTTGAGCGCTGGCTATGCCAGCGGCTTTCCACGGTTCTCGGGGCGGGCGGGGGTCCTGATCGTGCAGACGGCATCGCCGCGAACATCGAATTTCCCGCACCTGCACGAGTCGTCGATGAGGCTATCGCCGCGGCGAGCGGTGTGATGGCGGACGATGACCCCTGGGCGAACGAGCGAGTCGTGTGGCACCTGCTCGATGTCCTCGACGCGTCAGTCGGCCAGCCTTGGTGCACGGTCCTGGCGCGACACTTCGGCCACCACCCCGACGGCCGCCACGACTTCCGAGTTGGCCGCAGGTACGCGACCGCAGCACATCTGACCGGTTTGTTCCGGCGGTACAGCACAGAACGGCCGGACATGATCGTCGACTGGGCAGTCGGTCGCCGCACCGATGGCGCCGGTTCCCCCATCGACGCCGACCTCGACTGGCAGCCTCAACTTTGGCAGGAGCTGCGGAAGCATATCGGTCACCCGAGCCCAGCGGAACGGCTTGCGGAGGTGTGTGCACGCATCCGCGATACGCCGGAATGTGTACCACTGCCCGAACGGTTGTCCTTCTTCGGTCCCACCCGCCTAACAACTGAACAGTTGCGCATCATCAAAGCGCTTTCCGCTGGCCGAGCCGTACACGTCTGGATACCGCATCCCAGCCCCGCGCTGTGGAAACATCTTCGAGGTGCACCCCAGCGTGCCAGGCGTGCCACTGACACCAGCGTGCTTGGCATACGGAATCCACTGCTCGCCAGTCTTTCTCGAGATGTGCGCGAATTGCAGCTTCGCATTGAACCTTTATGCGACGAGGTTGCGCATTACGAGGACAGCGGTGCACCCGGCACCACGCTGCGCCGCCTGCAGGCCGGGATTCAGGATGATGAGCCGCCCGCTCCACTCGCACACGTGGACCCGTCAATCGAAATCCACTCCTGCCACGGTGTCGCGCGGCAAGTCGAAGTTCTGCGTGAATGTCTGCTGCACCTGTTCTCGGATATGCCCGATCTCGAACCCCGGGACGTTCTCGTCATGTGCCCCGATGTGGAGACCTTCGCGCCGCACATCCGAGCTGTCTTCGGGCAAGATATCGCGACCCACCCTGGGCAGCAGTTACGTGTGCGGCTCGCGGACCGGAACCTCCGGCAGACCAACCCCCTTCTCAATGTGGTAGCCGCACTTCTCGAACTTGCTGCTAGCCGCGTCACCGCATCCGAAATGCTCGATTTCGCCGCAAACGGTCCGGTCCGTCGCGCCTTCGGTTTCAAGGACGAGGATATCGAGCGTCTTCGCGAATGGACGGTGGCATCTGGCGCCCGGTGGGGACTCGGTGACCAGCAGCGCGCCCGGTTCCGTCTTGGCGGGTTCCCGCAGAACACGTTCGCGACGGGGCTCGACCGGATCCTCTTGGGTGTAGCTGCGGACGAGTCCGGCCTTGCCTGGATTGACAAGGCGCTTCCGCTCGACGATATCGGTAGCGGTGACATCGATCTCGCTGGCAGGTTCGCTGAACTGACTGACCGGCTCGACACCGTGCTGCGGTCGCTACAGGGCCTGAAATCTGCCCGGCAGTGGACACATGATCTTGTCGATGCGCTCGATATCCTGACCGAGGTACCGGCCGGGGAAGCGTGGCAGCTGGGTGAAGCACGCAGCGCGCTGGGCGATGCGACGCAACACAGCGGCTCAGCCGAACTTCGTTTGCCCGACGTCCGGGTACTGCTGGAGCGTCTGCTCGCGGGGCGGCCCACCCGCGCGAACTTCCGCACCGGGGAGCTCACCGTGTGCACGATGGTGCCAATGCGATCGGTACCGCACCGGGTCGTGATCCTTCTCGGGCTAGACGACGACATGTTCCCGCGTGGCGCAGGAATCGATGGCGACGATGTTTTGAGCCGGGAGCCGTGCATCGGCGAGCGTGACGCGCGCAGTGAGGATCGCCAACTCCTTCTCGACGCACTCATGGCCGCGCAGGAACGGCTGCTTTTGTTCTTCACTGGTTGCGACCCAGTGACCGGCAACCGACGGCCACCCGCTGTCCCCCTCGGCGAGGTCGTAGACGCGGTTACCGCTCTAGCGGGAAGTAACCCGGTCACCACTCATCCCCTGCAACCCTTCGATGTTCGCAACTTTGATCCCGCCGAGCCGCACAGCTATGACGTGAATGCGCTCGCCGGTGCTCGCGCCAGCCAGCAACCGCCAAAGCCTGCCCGCCCGTTCCTTGACAGCCCACTGCCCCGCGCAGCGGAGAACACCGCGATCACAGATCTCTCCGACCTCGTCAACTTCATGGCGCATCCGGTACAAGCATTTCTTCGTCAGCGCCTCGGCGTCGTTCTGCCCTCCGCGGAGGATGAGATCGACGACGCGTTCAGTGCGGAACTCGACAACCTGGTGAAGTGGAATATTGGTGACAGAATGCTCAATGCAGTGCTGTCCGGGCACTCGATTGACGACTTCCGGAACGCGGAGCTACGTCGAGGCACACTGCCGCCATTCGCCCTAGGCACCCAGATACTTGACGACATCAGCACAACCGTCGACATCCTCTCGGCGGCGTCCCACAGTTTTCATTCAGGCCAGCCACAGACCTTTGACATCGACATCGATCTTGGACAGGGGCGCCGTGTCACCGGCAGTGTCTCCGGCGTACACGGCGAAACCCTGGCGCGCACAATTTATTCCAAGCTCGGTCCCAAACATCGTCTGCACGCATGGGTACAGCTCGTCGCCCTGTCGTGTATGCAGCGAGGCGACTGGCGTGCTGTTACGACAGGCCGCGGCCAGGGGCAGCGCCCCGCATGGCGGTCGGTGATCTGCGCACCTGAGGATCCCATTTCTGTGATGCGCAAACTCGTTGAGCTCCGCGAACGCGGACTCACTGCACCGCTGCCCATCGCGCAGAACGCGTCGGCGGAATACGCAAACCGGCGGCACTCAGGCCGTTCACCTGACGAGGCACTCGAAGCAGCAAGCAAAGCTTTCGACGGTAGGTTCGGCGACGGCACCGACGAGCACTACTCGTTCGTCTACGGGCCGGGAGCGCAGCTTGCCTCACTTGCTAGTGCGGCGCCAGAAACTGATGAGGCACCGTGGTCTGACGATCCCACCCGATTCGGAGTGCTGGCCTGCCGCTTGTGGTTCCCGCTGCTTGATCATGAATCACAGGTGGCGCCCTGA